A stretch of Saccharothrix texasensis DNA encodes these proteins:
- a CDS encoding biotin--[acetyl-CoA-carboxylase] ligase codes for MTLDATALRAALVGPYATVDVVAETGSTNNDLRDAANRGAHDRTVLIADRQTAGQGRRGRGWTSPSGGLYLSVLFRPTNVPPARLPWVTLLAGVALVRTARGVGVEASLKWPNDLLVGDAKAAGVLAETTAGVAQAVVLGIGVNVAKLPDDVEPGAGGLRPTSLEDHAGPLDRTEVAIALLRELAALEERWRRADGDEPSLREEYRRHCVTLGSQVRVELARGEFLLGTARYLETDGTLVVRDHTGDDHSVSAGDVVHLRVR; via the coding sequence GTGACCTTGGATGCCACCGCCCTCCGCGCCGCCCTCGTCGGCCCCTACGCGACGGTCGACGTCGTCGCCGAGACCGGTTCCACGAACAACGACCTGCGCGACGCGGCGAACCGGGGCGCGCACGACCGCACCGTCCTCATCGCCGATCGGCAGACCGCCGGCCAGGGGCGTCGGGGCCGGGGCTGGACGTCGCCGTCCGGCGGCCTCTACCTGAGCGTGCTGTTCCGCCCGACCAACGTGCCGCCGGCCCGGCTGCCGTGGGTGACCCTGCTCGCGGGCGTGGCGCTGGTCCGCACGGCCCGGGGTGTCGGCGTCGAGGCTTCCCTGAAGTGGCCGAACGACCTCCTCGTCGGCGACGCCAAGGCGGCGGGCGTGCTGGCCGAGACGACCGCGGGCGTGGCGCAGGCGGTGGTCCTCGGCATCGGGGTCAACGTGGCGAAGCTGCCCGACGACGTCGAGCCCGGGGCGGGCGGTCTGCGGCCGACCAGCCTGGAGGACCACGCCGGACCGCTGGACCGCACCGAGGTGGCGATCGCGCTGCTCCGCGAGCTGGCCGCGCTCGAGGAGCGGTGGCGCCGGGCGGACGGCGACGAGCCGTCGTTGCGCGAGGAGTACCGCCGGCACTGCGTGACGCTCGGCAGCCAGGTGCGGGTGGAGCTGGCCCGGGGCGAGTTCCTGCTCGGCACGGCCCGGTACCTGGAGACCGACGGCACGCTGGTGGTGCGCGACCACACGGGCGACGACCACTCGGTTTCCGCCGGGGACGTGGTGCACCTCCGGGTACGGTGA
- a CDS encoding PH domain-containing protein: MAYPDDLLTTGEHVVIHRHPHWKTLVVPVLVLLVAVGGGAYLAVLVSDFGWASAAWIALAVVGAVLVAWLTLAPLVRWRTTHFIITSERVMYRIGVLKRTGLDIPLGRVDSVRFEHTLLDRLLGCGTLIIESASDEPLEFDDIPGVEKVHSLLYREINDNPADDHRTEDRVADGRT, encoded by the coding sequence GTGGCCTACCCGGACGACCTGCTCACCACCGGAGAGCACGTCGTGATCCACCGGCACCCGCACTGGAAGACGCTGGTCGTCCCGGTGCTCGTGCTCCTCGTCGCGGTCGGCGGCGGCGCCTACCTCGCGGTGCTGGTGTCCGACTTCGGCTGGGCGTCGGCGGCGTGGATCGCGCTCGCGGTGGTCGGCGCGGTGCTGGTCGCCTGGCTGACCCTGGCGCCGCTGGTCCGCTGGCGCACCACGCACTTCATCATCACCAGCGAGCGCGTGATGTACCGGATCGGCGTGCTCAAGCGCACCGGCCTGGACATCCCGCTCGGCCGCGTGGACAGCGTCCGCTTCGAGCACACCCTGCTGGACCGGCTGCTGGGCTGCGGCACGCTGATCATCGAGTCGGCCTCGGACGAGCCGTTGGAGTTCGACGACATCCCGGGGGTGGAGAAGGTGCACTCGCTGCTGTACCGGGAGATCAACGACAACCCGGCCGACGACCACCGGACGGAGGACAGGGTCGCAGATGGGCGCACGTGA
- a CDS encoding hydroxymethylglutaryl-CoA lyase codes for MGAREVGLPDTVGADGLPDRVTIWEVGPRDGLQNESEVVPVGTKLEFLDRLADAGGTVLEATSFVHPKWVPQLADAEELLAGLVKRPGVSYPVLVPNERGLERALRAGVDHVAIFASATETFARRNLNRSLDEQFAMFEPVVSRARAEGLAVRGYVSMCFGDPWEGAVPREQVVGVGKRLLDMGCDQLSLGDTIGVATPGQVTALLAGFDGVDRLAVHFHDTYGQALANTLAAMRSGVRTIDSSAGGLGGCPYAESATGNLATEDLVWMLDGLGVEHGVDLDKLADTSAWMAERLGRPSPSRVVRALRG; via the coding sequence ATGGGCGCACGTGAGGTCGGTCTGCCGGACACGGTCGGCGCGGACGGCCTGCCGGATCGCGTGACGATCTGGGAGGTCGGGCCGCGCGACGGCCTGCAGAACGAGTCCGAGGTGGTGCCGGTCGGCACCAAGCTGGAGTTCCTGGACCGGCTCGCCGACGCGGGCGGCACGGTGCTGGAGGCGACGAGCTTCGTGCACCCCAAGTGGGTGCCGCAGTTGGCCGACGCCGAAGAGCTGCTGGCCGGCCTGGTCAAGCGCCCCGGCGTGAGCTACCCGGTGCTGGTGCCCAACGAGCGCGGGCTGGAGCGGGCGCTGCGGGCGGGCGTGGACCACGTCGCGATCTTCGCCAGCGCCACCGAGACGTTCGCCCGGCGCAACCTCAACCGGTCGTTGGACGAGCAGTTCGCGATGTTCGAGCCGGTCGTGTCCCGGGCCAGGGCCGAGGGCCTGGCGGTGCGCGGGTACGTCTCGATGTGCTTCGGCGACCCGTGGGAGGGCGCCGTGCCGCGCGAGCAGGTCGTCGGCGTCGGCAAGCGGCTGCTGGACATGGGCTGCGACCAGCTCTCGCTGGGCGACACGATCGGCGTGGCCACGCCGGGCCAGGTGACCGCGCTGCTGGCCGGTTTCGACGGTGTCGACCGGCTCGCCGTGCACTTCCACGACACCTACGGGCAGGCGTTGGCGAACACGCTGGCCGCGATGCGGTCGGGCGTGCGCACGATCGACTCGTCGGCGGGCGGGCTCGGCGGCTGCCCGTACGCGGAGTCCGCGACCGGCAACCTGGCCACCGAGGACCTGGTGTGGATGCTGGACGGGCTGGGCGTCGAGCACGGCGTCGACCTGGACAAGCTCGCCGACACCAGCGCGTGGATGGCCGAGCGGCTCGGCCGGCCGAGCCCGTCGCGGGTGGTCCGGGCGTTGCGGGGGTAG
- a CDS encoding GNAT family N-acetyltransferase, whose product MRVVEPTPGAWPSPEELFGPNGAQGGGVVAIDDDRPVGWVAVAPRPGYPRSARAEVAAPAAGDPPGDSADVWSVTCFFIHRAARRRGLGAVLLEHAVGYAREHGERSVEGYPADTGGAKKTSGDLYHGTLGMFTDAGFELVERRGANRALVRLAP is encoded by the coding sequence GTGCGGGTGGTCGAGCCGACACCGGGGGCCTGGCCGTCGCCGGAGGAGCTGTTCGGGCCCAACGGCGCGCAGGGCGGTGGGGTGGTGGCGATCGACGACGATCGGCCGGTCGGGTGGGTCGCGGTCGCGCCCCGGCCGGGCTACCCGAGGTCGGCGCGCGCCGAGGTGGCCGCGCCGGCGGCCGGGGACCCGCCCGGCGACTCGGCCGACGTGTGGTCGGTGACGTGCTTCTTCATCCACCGCGCGGCACGCCGTCGCGGCCTGGGCGCGGTGCTGCTGGAGCACGCCGTCGGGTACGCGCGGGAGCACGGCGAGCGGTCCGTCGAGGGCTACCCCGCGGACACCGGCGGTGCGAAGAAGACCTCCGGCGACCTCTACCACGGCACGCTGGGCATGTTCACCGACGCGGGGTTCGAGCTGGTGGAGCGCCGGGGCGCGAACCGGGCGCTCGTGCGGCTCGCGCCGTGA
- a CDS encoding adenosylcobinamide amidohydrolase: protein MIERHPGVLVWRLSKPVLAISSGPHGGGLGVRHWALNATVPKDYARPDPDAHVAEIAADLGLGGPGTGLLTAVDVRDVVLEADGGVRSWVTTGIGAHPTWAAGPPVGAAAGDLPGVGTINAVCVLPVRLADAALVNAVATVAEAKAQALGEEGVPGTGTVTDAVVLLCPLDGPVEPYGGPRSVIGSALARTVHRAVRSGISSERSGTGVGVVTSNARPTTMPGDG, encoded by the coding sequence GTGATCGAACGGCACCCCGGCGTCCTGGTGTGGCGGCTGTCGAAGCCGGTGCTGGCGATCTCGTCCGGCCCGCACGGCGGCGGGCTCGGCGTGCGGCACTGGGCGTTGAACGCGACCGTGCCCAAGGACTACGCCCGCCCCGACCCGGACGCGCACGTCGCCGAGATCGCGGCCGACCTGGGGTTGGGCGGCCCCGGCACCGGGCTGCTCACCGCCGTCGACGTGCGGGACGTGGTGCTGGAGGCCGACGGCGGCGTGCGGTCCTGGGTGACGACCGGGATCGGCGCGCACCCCACGTGGGCCGCCGGACCGCCCGTCGGCGCGGCCGCCGGGGACCTGCCGGGCGTCGGCACGATCAACGCGGTGTGCGTGCTGCCGGTTCGGCTGGCGGACGCGGCTCTGGTGAACGCGGTCGCGACCGTCGCCGAGGCCAAGGCGCAGGCGTTGGGGGAGGAGGGCGTGCCGGGCACCGGGACGGTCACCGACGCGGTCGTGCTGCTGTGCCCGCTGGACGGCCCGGTCGAGCCCTACGGCGGGCCGCGGTCGGTGATCGGCTCGGCGTTGGCCCGAACGGTGCACCGCGCCGTGCGCAGCGGGATTTCGTCGGAACGGTCGGGAACCGGGGTTGGGGTCGTAACGTCCAACGCGCGACCGACGACCATGCCCGGCGACGGCTGA
- a CDS encoding YbaB/EbfC family nucleoid-associated protein produces MTTDHRAQVDELLADYRRSRDQLASVQRDLARISGSATSPDGSVTAVVDAKGTLTDLELRDDAYRLRPAQLAQLIVGTTREAVARAAEGAYRTLSPVLPPGTDPEALLRGTADLRPEEIGADGPQPPQPTRRRPAAADDEDFEQREWMTDVDAKAPRRTR; encoded by the coding sequence GTGACGACCGATCACCGCGCCCAGGTGGACGAGTTGCTGGCCGACTACCGGCGCAGCCGCGACCAGTTGGCGTCCGTGCAGCGCGACCTGGCCCGGATCTCCGGTTCGGCCACCAGTCCCGACGGCTCGGTGACCGCCGTGGTCGACGCCAAGGGCACGCTCACCGACCTGGAGCTGCGCGACGACGCGTACCGGCTGCGGCCGGCGCAGCTCGCCCAGCTGATCGTGGGCACCACGCGGGAAGCCGTGGCCAGGGCCGCCGAGGGCGCCTACCGGACGTTGAGCCCGGTGCTGCCGCCCGGCACGGACCCCGAGGCGTTGTTGCGCGGCACGGCCGACCTGCGGCCGGAGGAGATCGGCGCGGACGGGCCGCAGCCGCCGCAGCCGACCCGGAGGCGTCCCGCCGCCGCCGACGACGAGGACTTCGAGCAGCGCGAGTGGATGACCGACGTCGACGCCAAGGCTCCGAGGAGAACGAGATGA
- a CDS encoding WXG100 family type VII secretion target produces the protein MTGFETDLARLAEGADDFAAFAERAGKIAGELGGVLGSLGDCWGGDAIGQSFAASHVRPSGEALAGLTGLSAGFGGVGERFADTARTYREVEEGNRTALGAI, from the coding sequence ATGACCGGCTTCGAGACCGACCTCGCCCGACTCGCCGAGGGGGCCGACGACTTCGCCGCGTTCGCCGAGCGGGCCGGGAAGATCGCCGGCGAGCTGGGCGGCGTGCTCGGCTCGCTCGGCGACTGCTGGGGCGGTGACGCGATCGGGCAGAGCTTCGCGGCGAGCCACGTGCGGCCGTCCGGCGAGGCGCTGGCCGGGCTGACCGGGCTGAGCGCCGGGTTCGGCGGTGTGGGCGAGCGCTTCGCCGACACGGCCCGCACGTACCGCGAAGTCGAAGAGGGCAACCGCACCGCGCTCGGCGCGATCTGA
- a CDS encoding TNT domain-containing protein gives MGIELPAELAEVAAKAGVSWPQADEDKLRASATAWREAGTKLSTLAGESDGSAGKALTAMTGSTGDAARGHWNKFTAPDGTLNSVLRGCHAAADRLDHAAEQIGAAKVELVRELVNLAKNNDAAQQAANAGHPTALLGLDAAVRGAAANVAHLTDALTSAVRLDSGVQIGGHQPPVAANPGVHAPDAGPGQGPGAGQPQGGLPAGGGRGLLDGLLPGGSEGAAPGAQPPGSAGGPPAGGAGAAPGNGQATGPVGGLLGVVTDTVNVVTAPVVGLVETVAPPLAAVVEPVLDKAGEAVHTVGGAVDDTVGRTVQGAADTAQGLAGAVTPGQDNGPGRSGDGPGHGNGPGHGQGQGGGAGSGPGAVPGQGNAVGNLVGNVVNPVLGAAGPVVDAVTRPEGTVTQSAAAVLDRPLLPHAEAPHAAAQPAAPAANQAGPQGPSFSGPSVGGAPSAAPAAAAAVAQGPAANAAANTQAPGQQAAQAGSPAAKAEARAAQAVQPPPGQPQPGQPQPGQGPAGQGQAQGQSGSGQGQAGQNQNQGQNQGAPAKGEAAAKAEGQAKAEAQPKSEAQAKADSSAKPELKDVQKDLKDALAAVGEQVRDGDLAFAIVPVPLGGRDTTAPPLPTGTTSALLPTEPVDTPPAARVPAARTAQPTTEAAALFLLHMFPGGTLPPPGTAPARQLPPPSEDETFAAGLRFEPQGHPDGHLVDASAQFGLDLRAVSQDALRSRLSGAEPTGPVSTDPVPAVNRPRLALTPGVAPDPVLLEGYDALAGLHERDWDRRFLVRADPPEYAWPPGELFPEGGYEAGQPGVLAVGVELDRFGGPEGRVLSQLGTAYAERSLPPALVAAGYHRYRVVQVLPVWFTLSAEWFGQPGGGVRFRATYPVADLVALGYLEEMA, from the coding sequence ATGGGGATCGAGCTGCCGGCCGAGTTGGCCGAGGTCGCCGCGAAAGCGGGGGTGTCGTGGCCCCAGGCCGACGAGGACAAGCTGCGCGCGTCCGCCACCGCGTGGCGCGAGGCGGGCACGAAGCTGTCCACGTTGGCGGGGGAGTCCGACGGGTCCGCGGGCAAGGCGCTGACCGCGATGACCGGGTCGACCGGTGACGCGGCCCGAGGGCACTGGAACAAGTTCACCGCGCCGGACGGCACGCTGAACTCCGTGCTGCGCGGCTGCCACGCCGCCGCCGACCGGTTGGACCACGCGGCGGAGCAGATCGGCGCGGCCAAGGTCGAGCTGGTGCGCGAGCTGGTGAACCTGGCGAAGAACAACGACGCCGCGCAGCAGGCCGCGAACGCCGGGCACCCGACCGCGTTGCTGGGACTGGACGCGGCGGTGCGCGGCGCGGCGGCGAACGTCGCCCACCTGACCGACGCGCTGACCAGCGCGGTGCGGTTGGACAGCGGCGTGCAGATCGGCGGGCACCAGCCCCCGGTCGCCGCCAACCCCGGCGTGCACGCGCCCGACGCGGGCCCCGGTCAGGGTCCCGGCGCCGGTCAGCCCCAGGGCGGTCTGCCGGCGGGTGGCGGGCGGGGTCTGCTCGACGGTCTGCTGCCCGGCGGGTCCGAGGGCGCTGCTCCGGGCGCCCAGCCGCCCGGGTCTGCCGGAGGACCGCCGGCCGGTGGCGCCGGCGCGGCTCCGGGCAACGGCCAGGCGACCGGTCCGGTCGGTGGCCTCCTCGGCGTGGTGACCGACACGGTGAACGTGGTGACCGCGCCGGTCGTCGGGCTCGTGGAGACCGTCGCGCCGCCGCTCGCCGCCGTGGTGGAACCGGTGTTGGACAAGGCGGGCGAGGCCGTCCACACCGTCGGCGGCGCGGTGGACGACACCGTGGGCCGCACCGTCCAGGGCGCGGCGGACACGGCCCAGGGCCTGGCCGGCGCCGTGACCCCGGGCCAGGACAACGGGCCCGGCCGGTCCGGCGACGGGCCCGGCCACGGCAACGGGCCCGGCCACGGGCAGGGGCAGGGCGGCGGAGCGGGCAGCGGGCCCGGCGCCGTGCCCGGTCAGGGCAACGCGGTCGGCAACCTGGTCGGCAACGTGGTGAACCCCGTGCTCGGCGCCGCGGGGCCGGTCGTGGACGCGGTGACCCGCCCGGAGGGCACGGTCACCCAGTCGGCGGCGGCGGTCCTGGACCGTCCGCTGCTCCCGCACGCCGAAGCGCCGCACGCCGCGGCCCAGCCCGCGGCCCCGGCCGCGAACCAGGCCGGGCCGCAGGGACCGTCGTTCAGCGGTCCGTCCGTCGGCGGCGCTCCCTCGGCGGCTCCGGCGGCAGCGGCAGCCGTCGCGCAGGGCCCGGCCGCGAACGCCGCCGCGAACACCCAGGCCCCGGGCCAGCAGGCCGCGCAGGCGGGATCGCCGGCGGCGAAGGCCGAGGCGCGGGCCGCCCAAGCCGTCCAGCCCCCGCCCGGTCAACCCCAACCCGGCCAGCCACAGCCCGGCCAGGGCCCGGCGGGTCAGGGTCAGGCGCAAGGCCAGTCGGGCTCCGGCCAGGGGCAAGCGGGCCAGAACCAGAACCAGGGCCAGAACCAGGGCGCGCCGGCCAAGGGCGAAGCCGCCGCGAAGGCCGAGGGCCAGGCCAAGGCCGAGGCCCAGCCGAAGAGCGAGGCGCAGGCGAAGGCCGACAGCTCGGCCAAGCCCGAGCTCAAGGACGTCCAGAAGGACCTCAAGGACGCCTTGGCCGCCGTCGGGGAGCAGGTGAGGGACGGCGACCTCGCGTTCGCGATCGTCCCCGTCCCGCTCGGCGGTCGCGACACCACCGCGCCGCCGCTCCCGACCGGGACCACGTCCGCGCTCCTGCCGACCGAACCGGTCGACACCCCGCCCGCCGCGCGGGTGCCGGCCGCGCGGACCGCGCAGCCGACCACCGAAGCGGCGGCGTTGTTCCTGCTGCACATGTTCCCCGGCGGCACGCTCCCGCCACCGGGCACGGCGCCCGCGCGCCAGCTGCCGCCGCCGTCGGAGGACGAGACGTTCGCGGCGGGCCTGCGCTTCGAGCCGCAGGGCCACCCCGACGGCCACCTGGTGGACGCCTCCGCGCAGTTCGGCCTCGACCTGCGCGCCGTGAGCCAGGACGCGCTGCGGTCGCGGCTCTCCGGCGCGGAGCCGACCGGTCCGGTGTCGACCGACCCGGTGCCCGCGGTCAACCGACCCCGCCTGGCCCTCACGCCCGGTGTCGCGCCCGATCCCGTGCTGCTGGAGGGCTATGACGCGTTGGCGGGCCTGCACGAACGCGACTGGGACCGCCGGTTCCTGGTCCGCGCCGACCCGCCCGAGTACGCCTGGCCGCCCGGCGAGCTGTTCCCCGAGGGCGGCTACGAGGCGGGCCAGCCCGGCGTGCTCGCGGTCGGCGTCGAGCTGGACCGGTTCGGCGGGCCGGAGGGCCGGGTGCTGTCCCAGCTCGGCACCGCCTACGCCGAGCGCTCCCTGCCGCCCGCGCTGGTGGCCGCGGGCTACCACCGCTACCGCGTGGTCCAGGTGCTGCCGGTGTGGTTCACCCTGTCCGCCGAGTGGTTCGGCCAGCCCGGCGGGGGCGTCCGCTTCCGCGCCACCTACCCGGTCGCCGACCTGGTCGCGCTGGGCTACCTGGAGGAGATGGCATGA
- a CDS encoding ATP-binding protein, producing MRSRILRAILLAVAVTGFVLGLPLGYTALRLVEDGARTDLAARAQRIAASIDDQIAGGREIDLGPVEVGVPEGGHLVVRSATAVREFGHQPGVDPLSVEVPIAQQGTVRLEVSSAPMRTAQYQVAALVVLLVVLSVSTGTVVATVTARRLAQPLRHVAARAARLGAGDFRRDDRRHGVPELDLVAEALDRSAGALAQLVQRERELVGDVSHQLRSRLTALQLRLEALSLHPEPDTAVEARAALEQAERLAEVLNEMLAAARAARAVGAEPLDLRTELTAIAEEWREPLRRAGRALRVRVPEGLLARATPARLREAIGVLLDNALRHGEGPVVVSARSDDGTVVVEVADGGAGVPDELAHHIFERGVSGGGSTGVGLALARALVDADGGRLELSTARPATFALFLPVPKAEDVVGVTWRTDLTPR from the coding sequence ATGCGCAGCCGGATCCTGCGGGCCATCCTGCTCGCCGTCGCGGTCACCGGGTTCGTGCTCGGCCTGCCGCTCGGCTACACGGCGCTGCGGCTGGTGGAGGACGGCGCCCGGACCGACCTGGCGGCGCGGGCCCAGCGGATAGCGGCGTCCATCGACGACCAGATCGCCGGCGGCCGGGAGATCGACCTGGGACCGGTGGAGGTCGGCGTGCCGGAGGGCGGCCACCTCGTGGTCAGGTCGGCCACCGCGGTCCGCGAGTTCGGCCACCAGCCCGGCGTGGACCCGTTGTCGGTGGAGGTGCCGATCGCGCAGCAGGGCACCGTGCGGCTGGAGGTGTCGTCCGCGCCGATGCGCACGGCGCAGTACCAGGTGGCGGCGCTGGTGGTGCTGCTGGTCGTGCTGTCGGTGAGCACCGGCACGGTGGTGGCCACGGTCACCGCCCGCCGGCTCGCCCAGCCGTTGCGGCACGTGGCGGCGCGCGCGGCCCGGTTGGGCGCCGGCGACTTCCGGCGGGACGACCGGCGGCACGGCGTGCCGGAGCTGGACCTGGTGGCCGAGGCGCTGGACCGGTCGGCGGGCGCGTTGGCGCAGCTCGTGCAGCGGGAGCGGGAGCTGGTCGGCGACGTCTCGCACCAGCTGCGCAGCAGGCTGACCGCGTTGCAGCTGCGGTTGGAGGCGTTGTCGCTGCACCCGGAGCCGGACACGGCGGTCGAGGCGCGGGCCGCGTTGGAGCAGGCCGAACGGCTGGCCGAGGTGCTCAACGAGATGCTGGCCGCGGCACGGGCCGCCCGCGCGGTCGGCGCGGAACCGCTCGACCTCCGCACCGAGTTGACGGCCATCGCCGAGGAGTGGCGCGAGCCGCTGCGGCGGGCCGGGCGCGCGCTGCGGGTGCGGGTGCCGGAGGGCCTGCTGGCGCGTGCCACGCCCGCACGGCTGCGTGAGGCGATCGGCGTGCTGCTGGACAACGCGCTGCGGCACGGTGAAGGCCCGGTCGTCGTCTCCGCGCGCAGTGACGACGGCACGGTGGTCGTGGAGGTGGCCGACGGCGGCGCGGGCGTGCCGGACGAGTTGGCGCACCACATCTTCGAGCGCGGTGTGTCCGGCGGCGGGTCCACCGGGGTGGGGCTGGCGCTGGCGCGGGCCCTGGTGGACGCCGACGGCGGGCGGCTGGAGCTGTCGACCGCCCGGCCGGCGACGTTCGCGCTGTTCCTGCCCGTGCCGAAGGCGGAGGACGTGGTCGGCGTGACCTGGCGGACCGACCTCACGCCTCGCTAG
- a CDS encoding response regulator transcription factor, with translation MVLLAEDDPAIAEPLSRALQREGYQVQVVTDGPSALEAAAHSGIDLLVLDLGLPGMDGLEVCRRLRAGGRGLPVLMLTARSDEVDFVVGLDAGADDYVAKPFRLAELMARIRALLRRRAPGTLEVNGVRMDLAARRVTVDGLEVQLANKEFELLRVLIQRAGQVVHRDEILSEVWNDPELKSSKTLDMHMSWLRRKLGDVRSVERRIATVRGVGFRFNTAD, from the coding sequence GTGGTCTTGTTGGCCGAGGACGACCCGGCGATCGCCGAACCGCTGTCCCGCGCGTTGCAGCGGGAGGGCTACCAGGTGCAGGTCGTCACCGACGGTCCGAGCGCCTTGGAGGCCGCCGCGCACAGCGGCATCGACCTGCTGGTGCTCGACCTCGGCCTGCCCGGGATGGACGGGCTGGAGGTGTGCCGCCGGCTGCGCGCGGGCGGTCGCGGCCTGCCCGTGCTGATGCTCACCGCGCGCTCCGACGAGGTCGACTTCGTCGTGGGCCTGGACGCGGGCGCGGACGACTACGTGGCCAAGCCGTTCCGGCTGGCCGAGCTGATGGCCCGCATCCGCGCCCTGCTCCGCCGCCGCGCGCCCGGCACGCTGGAGGTCAACGGCGTGCGCATGGACCTCGCCGCCCGGCGCGTCACCGTGGACGGGTTGGAGGTGCAGCTGGCGAACAAGGAGTTCGAGCTGCTGCGCGTGCTGATCCAGCGCGCGGGCCAGGTGGTGCACCGCGACGAGATCCTCTCCGAGGTCTGGAACGACCCGGAGCTCAAGAGCAGCAAGACCCTCGACATGCACATGTCGTGGCTGCGCCGAAAGCTCGGCGACGTGCGCTCGGTGGAGCGGCGCATCGCCACCGTCCGCGGTGTCGGCTTCCGCTTCAACACCGCGGACTGA
- the hisN gene encoding histidinol-phosphatase, translated as MSDLRADLSLALRLADEADKITTARFRARDLVVERKPDRTPVTDADVAVEDAIRAVLAVEAPADQVAGEERGGTAGDGRAWVLDPIDGTKNFLRGVPVWATLIALVVDGVPVVGVVSAPALGRRWWAAAGGGAHTSDASGVREISVSAVRDLSDAYLSTTHLGTWVEHHSREAYLALVDACWENRAFGDFWQHCLVAEGAIDLAAEPIVNAWDVAPFQVLVTEAGGRFTDLGGAASFTGGSVLTSNGHLHDTALEVLAAGR; from the coding sequence GTGTCCGACCTTCGCGCAGATCTGTCCCTGGCCCTCCGACTGGCGGACGAGGCCGACAAGATCACCACCGCCCGGTTCCGCGCGCGCGACCTCGTGGTGGAGCGCAAACCCGACCGCACACCGGTGACGGACGCCGACGTGGCGGTCGAGGACGCGATCCGCGCGGTGCTCGCGGTCGAGGCGCCGGCCGACCAGGTCGCCGGCGAGGAGCGCGGCGGCACGGCGGGCGACGGCCGGGCCTGGGTGCTCGACCCGATCGACGGCACCAAGAACTTCCTGCGCGGTGTGCCCGTCTGGGCGACCCTGATCGCGCTGGTCGTGGACGGCGTGCCGGTGGTCGGCGTGGTGAGCGCGCCCGCGTTGGGCCGCCGGTGGTGGGCCGCGGCGGGCGGCGGCGCGCACACGTCGGACGCGTCGGGGGTGCGGGAGATCTCGGTGTCGGCGGTGCGCGACCTGTCCGACGCCTACCTGTCCACCACCCACCTGGGCACGTGGGTCGAGCACCACTCGCGCGAGGCGTACCTGGCGCTGGTCGACGCGTGCTGGGAGAACCGGGCGTTCGGCGACTTCTGGCAGCACTGCCTGGTCGCGGAGGGCGCGATCGACCTGGCCGCGGAACCGATCGTGAACGCCTGGGACGTGGCCCCGTTCCAGGTCCTGGTCACGGAGGCCGGTGGCCGGTTCACCGACCTGGGCGGCGCGGCGAGCTTCACCGGCGGCAGCGTGCTGACCAGCAACGGGCACCTGCACGACACGGCGCTGGAGGTGCTGGCCGCCGGCCGCTGA
- a CDS encoding GtrA family protein — translation MSAVENVVLRLPEPLRSLALKHRELLKFAVVGGTCFVIDTVLFFGLKTLVLSENPVTAKIVATLVATIVSYVLNREWSFKTRGGRERHHEAALFFLVNGIGIALNSLPLWVSRYLLHFQEPHVSRIGEEVADFLSAQVVGTLIAMVFRWWGYKKWVFPEADFRPRRVTRAYDRPKQDEQPPGHP, via the coding sequence GTGTCCGCAGTCGAGAACGTCGTCCTCCGCCTGCCCGAACCGCTGCGCTCCCTGGCGCTCAAGCACCGGGAGCTGCTGAAGTTCGCGGTGGTCGGCGGCACCTGCTTCGTGATCGACACGGTGCTCTTCTTCGGGCTCAAGACGCTCGTGCTGAGCGAGAACCCGGTCACCGCGAAGATCGTGGCGACGCTGGTGGCCACGATCGTGTCGTACGTGCTCAACCGCGAGTGGTCGTTCAAGACCAGGGGCGGCCGTGAGCGCCACCACGAGGCCGCGCTGTTCTTCCTCGTCAACGGCATCGGCATCGCGCTCAACTCGCTGCCGCTGTGGGTGTCGCGGTACCTGCTGCACTTCCAGGAGCCGCACGTGAGCCGGATCGGCGAGGAGGTCGCCGACTTCCTCAGCGCGCAGGTCGTCGGCACCCTGATCGCGATGGTGTTCCGCTGGTGGGGCTACAAGAAGTGGGTCTTCCCCGAGGCGGACTTCCGGCCGCGTCGCGTGACGCGGGCCTACGACCGCCCGAAGCAGGACGAGCAGCCGCCCGGCCACCCCTGA